The proteins below come from a single Alnus glutinosa chromosome 9, dhAlnGlut1.1, whole genome shotgun sequence genomic window:
- the LOC133877043 gene encoding protein ALP1-like isoform X2 produces the protein MGPVRGSRKRKKTEKKHDENASASGSPEEGPLDWWDEFSRRLNGLQSPSKGLDRFESVFKISRKTFDYICSLVKEDMMAKSAHFVFANGKPMSLCDSVAVALRRLSSGESLVTVGDSFGLNHSTVSQVTWRFVEAMEGRGLHHLKWPSTETEMAEIKSKFEKIRGLPNCCGVIDTTHIMMCLPQSDPTSNVWLDHEKNHSMVLQAIVDPDMRFRDIVTGWPGKMKDWLVLQSSNVYKLCDKGERLNGKNLKLSEGSEIREYIIGDSGYPLLPYLVIPYEGKELPESREEFNRRHHATQMVAQKALARLKEMWRIIQGVMWRPDKHRLPRIILVCCLLHNIVIDMEGEAQDEVPLSHDHDLGYHQQICGTVDIKGVHLRDKLSLYLSGRVRLKKKQDDRLRQAGEGCVLGRPRPSASDHSLSRSYLHLCIQKAVSNLQIMND, from the exons GTCTTCAATCTCCATCGAAGGGTTTAGATAGGTTTGAATCTGTTTTCAAGATATCCAGAAAAACCTTTGACTACATATGTTCACTTGTGAAGGAAGATATGATGGCTAAGTCTGCACATTTTGTGTTTGCAAATGGCAAGCCAATGTCGCTATGTGATTCAGTAGCTGTAGCTTTAAGAAGGCTGAGCTCTGGTGAGTCACTAGTGACAGTTGGTGATTCATTTGGGCTTAACCATTCTACTGTCTCCCAAGTGACCTGGCGGTTTGTGGAAGCCATGGAAGGAAGGGGGCTTCATCACCTGAAATGGCCTTCCACTGAAACAGAAATGGCagaaataaaatctaaatttgagaaaatacGAGGCCTCCCTAATTGCTGTGGTGTGATTGACACAACCCACATCATGATGTGTTTGCCTCAATCGGACCCCACAAGTAATGTATGGCTTGATCATGAGAAGAATCACAGCATGGTGCTGCAGGCAATTGTGGACCCAGACATGAGGTTTCGGGACATAGTCACCGGATGGCCGGGAAAAATGAAGGATTGGTTGGTGCTTCAGAGTTCAAACGTGTACAAACTCTGTGATAAAGGAGAGAGATTGAATGGGAAAAATTTAAAGCTCTCTGAAGGATCAGAAATAAGGGAATACATAATTGGGGATTCAGGCTATCCTTTATTGCCCTATCTTGTCATCCCCTATGAAGGAAAAGAACTCCCGGAGTCGAGGGAAGAATTCAATAGGCGGCATCATGCCACTCAAATGGTGGCACAGAAGGCGTTGGCGAGGTTGAAAGAGATGTGGAGAATCATTCAAGGAGTGATGTGGAGGCCCGACAAACATAGGTTGCCGCGGATTATTCTCGTTTGCTGCCTGCTTCATAACATTGTTATTGACATGGAAGGTGAGGCACAGGATGAAGTACCTTTGTCTCATGACCATGACTTGGGTTACCACCAACAGATTTGTGGAACCGTCGACATAAAGGGTGTACATCTGAGAGATAAGCTGTCTCTGTACTTGTCTGGAAG GGTAAGACTCAAGAAGAAACAAGATGACAGGCTGAGACAAGCAG GTGAGGGATGTGTACTGGGGAGGCCAAGGCCCTCAGCTTCTGATCATTCCCTTTCCAGAAGCTACTTGCACCTCTGCATTCAGAAGGCAGTGAGCAATCTTCAAATTATGAATGATTAA
- the LOC133878299 gene encoding zinc finger protein ZAT11-like: MKRGREYGDDQVGSIEMANCLMLLSKVGQIDVAKNPRTRAFVCKTCDRQFPSFQALGGHRASHKKPRLIAGDLFHHTPTSPAKPKTHECSVCGLEFAIGQALGGHMRRHRAVMTEGLLIDHRRSVQAMPVMKKSSSKRVLCLDLNLVPVENDLRLCSW, from the coding sequence ATGAAGAGAGGCAGAGAGTATGGAGATGATCAGGTAGGGAGCATAGAGATGGCCAACTGCTTGATGCTTCTATCCAAAGTTGGCCAAATTGACGTAGCCAAAAACCCACGTACACGTGCTTTTGTCTGCAAGACATGCGACCGGCAGTTCCCGTCGTTCCAAGCCCTGGGAGGGCACCGGGCGAGCCACAAGAAGCCGAGGCTGATTGCCGGGGACCTATTCCACCACACGCCGACCTCGCCGGCGAAGCCAAAGACGCACGAGTGCTCCGTATGCGGGCTCGAGTTCGCCATCGGACAAGCGCTCGGGGGCCACATGAGGAGGCACAGGGCTGTCATGACCGAAGGCTTGCTGATTGATCATCGGCGTTCTGTGCAGGCCATGCCGGTGATGAAGAAATCGAGTAGTAAAAGGGTGTTGTGCTTGGATTTGAATTTGGTGCCGGTGGAGAATGATCTCAGGTTGTGTAGTTGGTGA
- the LOC133876843 gene encoding zinc finger protein ZAT9-like, with amino-acid sequence MKRGREDGDQTESIDMANCLMLLSKVGQIDVTKNPRTRAFVCKTCDRQFPSFQALGGHRASHKKPRLMAGDLFHNRPTSPAKPKTHGCPICGLEFAIGQALGGHMRRHRAAMSERLLIDQRRAVQAMPVIKKSSSKMGLCLDLNLVPVENDLRLCSCLSFFSSNFRTTAELLSNHQRTSTRPPSNHCRNSNLHQYQTSYYGFDRVIPYSTFKDINFVVLCSFPFIRMKRGREDGDQIESIDMANCLMLLSKVSQIDVTKNPRTRAFVCKTCDRQFPSFQALGGHRASHKKPRLMAGDLFHNRPTSPAKPKTHGCPVCGLEFAIGQALGGHMRRHRAAMSQGLLIDHRRAVQDVPVMKKSSSKRVLFLDLNLVPVENDLRLCSW; translated from the exons ATGAAGAGAGGCAGAGAGGATGGAGATCAGACAGAGAGCATAGACATGGCCAACTGCTTGATGCTTCTATCCAAAGTTGGCCAAATTGACGTAACCAAAAACCCACGTACACGTGCTTTTGTCTGCAAGACATGCGACCGGCAGTTCCCGTCGTTCCAAGCCCTGGGAGGCCACCGGGCGAGCCACAAGAAGCCCAGGCTGATGGCCGGGGACCTATTCCACAACAGGCCGACCTCGCCCGCGAAGCCGAAGACGCACGGGTGTCCCATATGCGGGCTCGAGTTCGCCATCGGACAAGCGCTTGGGGGGCACATGAGGAGGCACAGGGCTGCCATGAGCGAACGCTTGCTGATTGATCAAAGGCGCGCTGTGCAGGCCATGCCGGTGATAAAGAAATCGAGTAGTAAAATGGGGTTGTGCTTGGATTTGAATTTGGTGCCGGTGGAGAATGATCTCAGGTTGTGTAGTTG TTTGAGTTTCTTCTCCTCAAACTTCCGGACTACCGCCGAACTACTCTCAAACCATCAACGAACCTCCACTAGGCCACCTTCGAATCACTGCCGAAATTCAAATTTACACCAATACCAAACCTCTTATTATGGTTTTGACCGTGTGATCCC ATATTCCACATTCAAAGATATCAACTTCGTCGTGCTTTGTAGTTTCCCATTCATACGCATGAAGAGAGGCAGAGAGGATGGAGATCAGATAGAGAGCATAGACATGGCCAACTGCTTGATGCTTCTATCCAAAGTTAGCCAAATTGACGTAACCAAAAACCCACGTACACGTGCTTTTGTCTGCAAGACATGTGACCGGCAGTTCCCGTCGTTCCAAGCCCTGGGAGGCCACCGAGCGAGCCACAAGAAGCCCAGGCTAATGGCCGGGGACCTATTCCACAACAGGCCGACCTCGCCCGCAAAGCCAAAGACGCACGGGTGCCCCGTATGCGGGCTCGAGTTCGCCATCGGACAAGCGCTCGGGGGGCACATGAGGAGGCACAGGGCTGCCATGAGCCAAGGCTTGCTGATTGATCATCGGCGCGCTGTGCAGGACGTGCCGGTGATGAAGAAATCGAGTAGTAAAAGggtgttgttcttggatttgAATTTGGTGCCGGTGGAGAATGATCTCAGGTTGTGTAGTTGGTGA